A single Magnetovibrio sp. PR-2 DNA region contains:
- a CDS encoding heavy metal translocating P-type ATPase: MPSDVTASALETKHIAYPIEGMTCASCSARIEKQLSKLDGVVEAAVNLTTEMADVTFDPVKLRARDVKATIEKAGFVVPERVVELSVEGMTCASCSSRIEKQLDKLPGVTEANVNLADETARVVLSHARPSSVVRAIQKAGFDAAIIEDVEAFGAEDDKKDAKRLEKDFVNLIFAAALTVPLWIDMISGMIGIDWSMTHMSQLILATAVQFGAGLRFYVPAFKAVRAGSGNMDLLVVLGTTAAWGLSAVRVVQGIEGHIYFEGAATVITLILFGRFLESRAKRGTTGAIRALMSLRPQTAQVISEDGEEVEIPATAVKAGDVVVIRPGESVPVDGQVLDGETSMDESLITGESLPITKKVGDDVIGGAINGDGMIQVTATRVGKDSTLAGIIQSVQNAQSSKAPVQTLVDNIAAIFVPIVILIAFATWGYWMWAGEGWEVGMINAVTVLVIACPCALGLATPTAIMVGTGVAAKHGILIKDASAMEQAQGITAVVFDKTGTLTEGKLKVKSVHPLEGTEEEFIRVAGSVQHGSEHPIGKAIMNVVVGRLTPVKDFKAHPGKGVEGVLKAKEGLRHIYIGNRQLMMEIGLNDVALDETCSGLERSGSTIVWMAEVGRGLLGAIAVGDRPKDMAVEAVEQLEALEMDTWMMTGDNRRSAEVMAEKLGVHNVMAEVLPEGKAVEVKRLQSVGHKVAMVGDGVNDAPALAQADIGIAMGTGSDVAMHTATITLMRGAPELVAGALSVSQATLRKIRQNLFWAFIYNIIALPLAASGLLSPAIAGAAMAMSSVSVVTNSLLLKRWKLGE, encoded by the coding sequence ATGCCGTCAGATGTCACCGCGTCCGCTCTCGAAACCAAACACATCGCCTATCCCATCGAAGGGATGACGTGTGCGTCGTGCTCTGCGCGCATTGAAAAGCAGCTGAGCAAGCTTGACGGCGTTGTCGAAGCCGCCGTGAACCTCACCACGGAAATGGCGGATGTGACCTTTGATCCCGTTAAACTGCGCGCCCGCGACGTGAAAGCCACCATTGAAAAGGCCGGATTTGTCGTGCCTGAGCGTGTGGTCGAGCTGTCGGTTGAAGGCATGACGTGTGCGTCGTGCTCTTCGCGCATCGAAAAGCAGCTCGACAAGCTGCCTGGTGTCACGGAAGCCAATGTCAATTTGGCCGATGAAACGGCGCGGGTGGTGTTGAGCCACGCACGGCCGTCGTCCGTGGTGCGCGCCATTCAAAAAGCCGGATTCGACGCCGCCATTATCGAAGATGTGGAGGCATTTGGCGCTGAAGACGACAAAAAGGACGCGAAGCGTCTGGAAAAAGACTTCGTGAACTTGATTTTCGCAGCAGCCCTGACCGTGCCGCTGTGGATCGACATGATTTCCGGCATGATCGGCATCGATTGGTCGATGACGCATATGTCTCAGCTGATCTTAGCGACGGCCGTTCAGTTTGGTGCCGGGCTGCGGTTTTACGTTCCCGCGTTCAAAGCTGTGCGCGCGGGCAGTGGCAATATGGACCTTTTGGTGGTGCTGGGCACCACGGCGGCTTGGGGCTTAAGCGCTGTCCGTGTGGTGCAAGGCATCGAAGGTCACATCTATTTCGAAGGTGCGGCGACGGTGATCACATTGATCTTGTTCGGACGCTTCTTGGAAAGCCGGGCGAAGCGCGGCACCACGGGGGCCATTCGCGCACTGATGAGCCTGCGCCCACAGACCGCCCAAGTCATTTCCGAAGACGGGGAAGAAGTGGAAATTCCCGCCACCGCCGTCAAAGCGGGCGATGTGGTTGTCATCCGTCCCGGCGAAAGCGTTCCGGTGGACGGTCAAGTGCTGGACGGCGAAACGTCCATGGACGAAAGCCTGATCACCGGCGAAAGCCTGCCCATCACCAAAAAGGTGGGCGATGACGTCATTGGCGGGGCCATTAACGGCGACGGAATGATCCAAGTGACAGCCACGCGGGTGGGCAAAGACTCGACCCTCGCCGGAATCATCCAAAGTGTTCAAAACGCTCAATCTTCTAAGGCTCCGGTGCAAACGCTAGTAGACAATATTGCGGCGATTTTTGTGCCCATCGTGATCCTCATTGCATTTGCGACGTGGGGTTACTGGATGTGGGCCGGGGAAGGCTGGGAAGTCGGCATGATCAACGCCGTCACGGTGTTGGTCATTGCCTGTCCATGCGCGTTGGGACTGGCGACGCCGACCGCGATTATGGTGGGAACAGGGGTTGCGGCCAAGCACGGCATCTTGATCAAAGACGCCTCCGCCATGGAACAGGCCCAGGGCATCACCGCTGTCGTTTTTGATAAGACCGGAACCCTGACCGAAGGTAAATTGAAGGTCAAATCCGTCCACCCGTTGGAAGGCACCGAAGAAGAATTCATCCGCGTCGCAGGCAGCGTTCAGCACGGCAGCGAGCATCCCATCGGCAAAGCGATCATGAACGTGGTGGTTGGGCGTCTGACACCGGTCAAAGACTTTAAAGCACACCCCGGCAAAGGTGTCGAAGGTGTGTTGAAAGCCAAAGAAGGCTTGCGCCACATCTACATCGGCAATCGCCAACTGATGATGGAAATCGGTCTGAACGATGTTGCGCTGGACGAAACCTGTTCGGGCCTGGAGCGAAGCGGCAGCACCATAGTGTGGATGGCAGAAGTCGGGCGCGGTTTGTTGGGGGCGATTGCCGTTGGGGACCGCCCCAAAGATATGGCCGTCGAAGCTGTGGAACAATTGGAAGCGCTGGAGATGGACACCTGGATGATGACCGGCGACAACCGTCGTTCTGCGGAAGTCATGGCGGAAAAACTGGGTGTGCACAATGTCATGGCCGAAGTCCTGCCCGAAGGCAAAGCCGTAGAAGTCAAACGCCTGCAATCGGTGGGGCACAAGGTTGCCATGGTGGGAGATGGCGTGAACGACGCGCCTGCGCTGGCCCAGGCCGATATCGGCATTGCCATGGGCACGGGCTCGGATGTGGCCATGCACACGGCGACCATCACCTTGATGCGCGGCGCGCCGGAATTGGTGGCAGGGGCATTGAGTGTGTCCCAAGCCACATTGCGCAAAATCCGCCAAAACCTGTTTTGGGCATTCATCTACAACATCATCGCGCTGCCGTTGGCGGCCAGCGGTTTGTTGAGCCCGGCGATTGCGGGTGCTGCCATGGCCATGAGCTCGGTTTCGGTGGTGACCAACTCGCTGTTGCTCAAACGCTGGAAGCTCGGCGAATAA
- a CDS encoding type II toxin-antitoxin system ParD family antitoxin, with translation MNLSLTPKLEEFIRDKVDTGMYNNASEVVREALRMMNEHEKMKLAWMRQMIERGERQIERGDYTAYQANDIEQMFKDAGW, from the coding sequence ATGAACTTGTCATTGACCCCGAAGCTTGAGGAATTTATCCGCGATAAAGTTGACACTGGCATGTACAACAATGCGAGCGAAGTCGTTCGTGAAGCCTTGCGGATGATGAATGAGCACGAAAAAATGAAGCTTGCCTGGATGCGCCAAATGATTGAGCGCGGGGAACGCCAGATCGAACGCGGCGATTACACAGCGTATCAAGCCAATGACATCGAGCAAATGTTTAAGGATGCTGGCTGGTAA
- a CDS encoding type II toxin-antitoxin system RelE/ParE family toxin gives MVVFKLSDQAKADLRQIGEYTLENFGAEQKAKYAEILKHHFRQLAQHPESGQVRDDWKENYRSFPAGRHMIVYRITDGGIEIVGIPHQSRDLSREN, from the coding sequence ATGGTGGTTTTTAAATTATCCGACCAAGCCAAGGCTGATTTGAGACAAATTGGTGAATATACCCTCGAAAATTTTGGAGCCGAGCAAAAAGCAAAGTATGCGGAGATTCTGAAACATCACTTCCGCCAACTCGCCCAACATCCCGAAAGCGGCCAGGTTCGCGATGACTGGAAAGAAAACTACCGATCTTTCCCCGCCGGTCGACATATGATTGTTTATCGAATTACGGACGGCGGCATAGAAATCGTCGGCATCCCGCACCAGAGCAGGGATTTAAGTCGGGAAAATTAA